The Muricauda sp. SCSIO 65647 genome includes a region encoding these proteins:
- a CDS encoding Fur family transcriptional regulator — protein MKKEDYEQLLEEKGLKKTKVRMALARHFVNMEHAQSYNDLQAALVKEVEKSTLYRNLTSFEQAGIIHRINDHSGIAKYAFGEAPTQGNEHAHFVCECCETVYCMEGLAPLQINIPKGFRTNKVQTIIRGICADC, from the coding sequence ATGAAAAAAGAAGACTACGAACAACTTTTGGAAGAAAAAGGATTGAAAAAAACCAAGGTCCGTATGGCCCTGGCCCGCCACTTTGTCAACATGGAACATGCCCAATCATATAATGACCTGCAAGCGGCATTGGTCAAAGAAGTCGAGAAGTCTACCCTGTACAGAAACTTGACGAGCTTTGAGCAGGCAGGTATTATCCATCGTATAAACGACCATTCTGGAATAGCCAAATATGCATTCGGTGAGGCCCCAACACAAGGCAACGAACATGCCCATTTTGTGTGTGAGTGCTGTGAAACGGTGTATTGCATGGAAGGGTTGGCACCCCTTCAAATAAATATTCCAAAAGGGTTTAGAACAAATAAGGTGCAGACCATAATTAGGGGTATTTGCGCTGACTGTTGA